The Amycolatopsis methanolica 239 nucleotide sequence GCCGCGCTGGTGCGGCGCGCGGAACGCCTGCAGGAGACCGACGAGCGCTACCTCGGCGAAGCCCGCCGGTGGACCGGGCGTCCCCGCGGGGAGACCTCCGGGGTTCCGGCGACCGCGGCGGGACCGCCGGCCAGCCCGGTGCCCGCGCTGGCGTTGCGCGAGTTCGAGGGCAGCCGGGACCTACCGGCGCGTGAATACGAGCAGCAGCCCCTGCTCGGGGTCGTGACCACCCGCCACCCGGGGCAGGACACCAGGGCCGGGTTCGCGGTCGAGCGGGTCCTGCTCACGGCGACGGTGCACGGGCTGAGCGCCTCGTTCCTGTCCCAGCCGTTCGACGTGCCCGGTCCGCGCGCCGAGCTGGCCGCGCTGTTCCGGCCCGAGGGCGAGCCGCACACGTTGCTGCGCCTGGGTTTCGGCTTCACCACGCCGGGCGCGCCGCGGCGGCCCGCGGATGAGGTGACCACAGTGGTCGGCGAGTCCGGAAGGGCCGAAGGGCTCCCCGGGTGAGGCCGCCCGGCCCTGGCCGGCACCGGGCCCGGGACGCGAGAGTCGGAGCATGGCGCGTGAACAGAAGGCGGTGCTCGCCTGTGTCGACGGATCGGCACGGGCGCTGGACGCGGTGCGCTGGGCGGCGCGGGACGCCGCGTTGCGGAAGC carries:
- a CDS encoding Acg family FMN-binding oxidoreductase, coding for MTAPMADGFARALAAAVKAPSLHNTQPWRFEVRGSRVDVLLDPERVLPVSDPGARQARLACGAAAFNLVAALRGEGRRVSVRFLPGPRRLVTVEVLGRREPTEAERRLAAAVHARHTNRRPFQDRPVPERARSALIAAARGGGAELHLLDRGARYDAVAALVRRAERLQETDERYLGEARRWTGRPRGETSGVPATAAGPPASPVPALALREFEGSRDLPAREYEQQPLLGVVTTRHPGQDTRAGFAVERVLLTATVHGLSASFLSQPFDVPGPRAELAALFRPEGEPHTLLRLGFGFTTPGAPRRPADEVTTVVGESGRAEGLPG